One genomic segment of Amycolatopsis granulosa includes these proteins:
- a CDS encoding glycosyltransferase family 1 protein, producing the protein MRVAIVTESFLPQVNGVTNSVLRIVEHLLDTGHDVLVVAPGLAGPVRYRGVPVVRIPALDLPVVNSLPIGLPTRTVLTALAAFGPDVVHLASPFVVGARGLAAARRLRVPSIAVFQTDIAGFATAYGLGLGARAAWRWVRRLHAKADRTLAPSTQSVEDLRAHGVPRVHRWGRGVDVDRFSPAHADPELRARLAPDGELLVGFVGRLAPEKEVGRLAALAGMAGVRLVVVGDGPDREDLQARLPGAAFLGARYGAELSAAYASLDVFVHTGPHETFCQAVQEAMASGLPVLAPDAGGPRDLVLPGRTGYLLPPDPDGFAEALVRRVRDLRDPALRERLGGKARKVVLGRTWPAVCGELVHHYEAVTGRVARAA; encoded by the coding sequence GTGCGCGTCGCCATCGTCACCGAAAGCTTCCTCCCGCAGGTGAACGGCGTGACCAACTCCGTGTTGCGGATCGTCGAGCACCTGCTGGACACCGGTCACGACGTGCTGGTGGTCGCCCCCGGCCTGGCCGGGCCGGTGCGCTACCGGGGCGTGCCGGTGGTGCGGATCCCGGCGCTGGACCTGCCGGTGGTGAACTCGCTGCCGATCGGCCTGCCCACCCGGACGGTGCTGACCGCGCTCGCCGCGTTCGGCCCGGACGTGGTGCACCTGGCCTCGCCGTTCGTGGTCGGCGCGCGGGGGCTCGCCGCGGCCCGCCGCCTGCGGGTGCCCTCGATCGCGGTGTTCCAGACCGACATCGCCGGGTTCGCCACCGCCTACGGGCTCGGCCTGGGCGCCCGGGCGGCGTGGCGCTGGGTGCGGCGGCTGCACGCGAAGGCCGACCGGACGCTCGCGCCGTCCACCCAGTCGGTCGAGGACCTCAGGGCACACGGCGTGCCGCGCGTGCACCGCTGGGGGCGGGGGGTGGACGTCGACCGGTTCTCGCCCGCGCACGCCGATCCGGAGCTGCGCGCCCGGCTGGCCCCGGACGGGGAGCTGCTGGTCGGGTTCGTCGGGCGGCTGGCGCCGGAGAAGGAGGTCGGCAGGCTCGCGGCGCTGGCCGGGATGGCCGGGGTGCGGCTGGTGGTCGTGGGTGACGGTCCGGACCGCGAGGACTTGCAGGCCCGCCTGCCCGGCGCGGCCTTCCTCGGCGCCCGTTACGGCGCGGAGCTGTCCGCCGCCTACGCCAGCCTGGACGTGTTCGTCCACACCGGACCGCACGAGACGTTCTGCCAGGCGGTGCAGGAGGCGATGGCCTCCGGGTTGCCGGTGCTGGCGCCGGACGCGGGCGGCCCGCGGGACCTCGTCCTGCCCGGCCGCACCGGCTACCTGCTGCCACCGGACCCGGACGGGTTCGCCGAGGCGCTGGTGCGGCGGGTGCGCGACCTGCGCGATCCGGCGCTGCGCGAGCGGCTGGGCGGCAAGGCGCGCAAGGTCGTCCTGGGCCGCACGTGGCCGGCGGTGTGCGGCGAGCTGGTGCACCACTACGAGGCGGTCACCGGCCGGGTGGCGCGGGCCGCGTGA
- a CDS encoding inositol monophosphatase family protein, with protein sequence MTLLSARPPHPVEPGLLSRALEVAGRLANDATDVITATAGRGAHPDVADSPFDWVTDTDRILERHTRRVLTAEFPGIPVVGGEFGADTGADSAAYRWVVDPVDGTANYVAGVPWCAYSLALVDASGPVVGVVADPYRAQIYAAARGRGTRANGKPVRLTGRDRIAGAIVCTELARKGPWPGMGSFIEHAAAARAGVRVLGSAALSIAQVALGHAIAAVLHSYHEWDVAGSVALAIEAGAVVLDRRGDDSPLPTDGLLVAAPGVAGEVLSWWQETERGIRAS encoded by the coding sequence GTGACCCTCCTCTCCGCCCGCCCGCCCCACCCGGTCGAGCCGGGCCTGCTGTCGCGAGCGCTCGAGGTCGCCGGACGGCTGGCCAACGACGCCACCGACGTGATCACCGCGACCGCGGGGCGCGGCGCCCACCCGGACGTGGCGGACTCGCCGTTCGACTGGGTCACCGACACCGACCGCATCCTGGAACGGCACACGCGCCGCGTGCTGACCGCCGAGTTCCCCGGCATCCCGGTCGTCGGCGGCGAGTTCGGCGCCGACACCGGCGCGGACTCCGCGGCCTACCGCTGGGTGGTGGACCCGGTCGACGGCACCGCCAACTACGTGGCGGGCGTGCCCTGGTGCGCCTACAGCCTGGCCCTGGTCGACGCGTCCGGCCCGGTCGTCGGCGTGGTCGCCGACCCCTACCGCGCCCAGATCTACGCCGCCGCCCGCGGTCGCGGCACCCGCGCGAACGGCAAGCCGGTCCGGCTGACCGGACGGGACCGGATCGCCGGGGCGATCGTGTGCACCGAGCTGGCCCGCAAGGGGCCGTGGCCGGGCATGGGCTCGTTCATCGAGCACGCCGCGGCCGCGCGCGCCGGGGTCCGCGTGCTCGGCTCGGCGGCGTTGTCGATCGCGCAGGTCGCGCTGGGACACGCGATCGCCGCGGTGCTGCACAGCTACCACGAATGGGACGTCGCCGGCTCGGTGGCGCTGGCCATCGAGGCGGGCGCCGTCGTGCTGGACCGCCGCGGCGACGACAGCCCGCTGCCCACCGACGGCCTGCTCGTCGCCGCACCCGGCGTCGCCGGGGAGGTCCTGTCGTGGTGGCAGGAAACCGAACGCGGGATCCGTGCGTCCTAG
- a CDS encoding zinc-ribbon domain-containing protein, which translates to MIIYGWRKSVQDLATATYLCGNCQNPSAHALRRAVTKFTLFFIPLFPISSTYFTVCTFCGMTNKLTKQEAQQVQAMQQAQPPAGYPQQPHPAYPQAGYPQQQPQPGYVPQPQVQQYPQQQIQPPRQGF; encoded by the coding sequence ATGATCATCTATGGCTGGCGCAAGAGCGTCCAGGACCTGGCCACCGCGACCTACCTGTGCGGGAACTGCCAGAACCCCAGTGCGCACGCCCTGCGCCGGGCCGTGACGAAGTTCACCCTGTTCTTCATCCCGCTGTTCCCGATCAGCTCGACGTACTTCACCGTGTGCACCTTCTGCGGCATGACGAACAAGCTGACCAAGCAGGAGGCGCAGCAGGTCCAGGCCATGCAGCAGGCGCAGCCGCCCGCCGGGTACCCGCAACAGCCGCACCCGGCCTATCCGCAGGCCGGGTACCCGCAGCAGCAGCCGCAGCCCGGCTACGTCCCGCAGCCGCAGGTGCAGCAGTACCCGCAGCAGCAGATCCAGCCGCCGCGGCAGGGTTTCTAG